A DNA window from Helianthus annuus cultivar XRQ/B chromosome 15, HanXRQr2.0-SUNRISE, whole genome shotgun sequence contains the following coding sequences:
- the LOC110921106 gene encoding uncharacterized protein LOC110921106 — MVSNLQCFLDSTTPIVPSQFLPKSEIRNLNPLWHPWEREIVELFTLGDLWNCFDEWSAYGAGVSINVGNGCDETIVQYYVPYLSGIQIFTGNSSLNYLREETDSETRDSFSDTFSDESESEKVSRWDGCSSDEGVFDQETQFHLNDRLGQLYFQYFDKSTPYARVPLVDKVYALSKQYPGLMSLRSVDLSPASWMSVAWYPIYHIPMGRTIKDLSTCFLTYHTLSSSFQDMDIEDQNGFTKMKRKEGEGISLPPFGLVTYKMQGDIWTANRNTNDQEKLVSLASVADSWLRQLGVQHHDFNHFVGNRRG; from the exons atggTTTCAAATCTTCAATGTTTTCTTGATTCCACAACCCCTATTGTCCCCTCTCAATTCCTCCCCAAG AGTGAGATTAGAAATCTTAATCCGCTTTGGCACCCGTGGGAGCGTGAGATAGTTGAATTGTTTACGTTGGGAGATTTGTGGAATTGTTTTGATGAATGGAGTGCTTATGGTGCCGGAGTTTCGATTAACGTCGGAAACGGGTGCGATGAAACTATTGTTCAGTATTATGTTCCGTATCTCTCCGGCATTCAAATCTTTACCGGCAATTCATCTTTGAACTATCTACG GGAAGAAACCGATTCTGAAACAAGGGATTCATTTAGTGATACGTTTAGTGATGAAAGCGAGAGTGAGAAGGTATCAAGGTGGGACGGATGTTCGTCGGACGAAGGTGTGTTTGATCAAGAGACGCAGTTTCATTTGAATGATCGATTGGGTCAACTTTACTTCCAATATTTTGATAAATCAACCCCTTACGCAAGAGTTCCTTTGGTGGATAAG GTATACGCGTTATCTAAACAATACCCGGGACTCATGTCATTAAGAAGCGTTGATCTTTCACCGGCTAGTTGGATGTCGGTTGCTTG GTACCCGATATATCACATTCCAATGGGAAGGACAATAAAAGACTTGTCAACATGTTTCTTGACGTACCATACCCTCTCGTCGTCATTTCAAG ATATGGATATTGAAGACCAAAACGGATTTACAAAGATGAAGAGAAAGGAAGGAGAAGGAATCAGTCTACCACCATTCGGATTGGTTACTTACAAGATGCAAGGCGACATTTGGACCGCAAATAGGAATACAAATGACCAAGAGAAGCTAGTTTCACTTGCGAGCGTGGCTGATTCCTGGTTGAGACAATTAGGCGTCCAACACCATGATTTTAACCACTTTGTGGGGAATCGTCGTGGTTAA